A window of the Pongo abelii isolate AG06213 chromosome 10, NHGRI_mPonAbe1-v2.0_pri, whole genome shotgun sequence genome harbors these coding sequences:
- the LOC129049378 gene encoding LOW QUALITY PROTEIN: endogenous retrovirus group K member 5 Env polyprotein-like (The sequence of the model RefSeq protein was modified relative to this genomic sequence to represent the inferred CDS: deleted 1 base in 1 codon): MNPLEMQRKAPPRRRRHRNRAPSTHKMNKIVMSEKQMKLPSTKKAELPTWAQLKKLMQLATKCLENTKVTQTPESMLLAALMIVSMVVSLPMPAGAAAANYTYWAYVPFLPLIWAVTWMANPIEVYVNDSVWVPGPTDDRCPAKPEEEGMMINISIGYHYPPICLGRGPGCLMPAVQNWLVEVPTVSPNSRFTYHMVSGMSLRPRVNYLQDFSYQRSLKFRPKGKPCPKEIPKGSKNTEALVWEECVVNSAVILQNNEFRTIIDWAPRGQFYHNCSGQTQLCPSAQVSPAVDSDLTESLDKYKHKKLQSFYPWEWEEKGISTPRPKIISPVSGPEHPELWRLTVASHRIRFGLEIKL; encoded by the exons ATGAACCCATTGGAGATGCAAAGAAAAGCACCTCCGCGGAGACGGAGACACCGCAATCGAGCACCATCGACTCACAAGATGAACAAAATAGTGATGTCAGAAAAACAGATGAAATTGCCATCCACCAAGAAGGCAGAGCTGCCGACTTGGGCACAACTAAAGAAGCTGATGCAGTTAGCTACAAAATGTCTAGAGAACACAAAGGTGACACAAACTCCAGAGAGTATGCTGCTTGCAGCCTTGATGATTGTATCAATGGTGGTAAGTCTCCCTATGCCTGCAGGAGCAGCTGCAGCTAATTATACCTACTGGGCCTATGTGCCTTTCCTGCCCTTAATTTGGGCAGTCACATGGATGGCTAATCCTATAGAAGTATATGTTAATGATAGTGTATGGGTACCTGGCCCCACAGATGATCGCTGCCCTGCCAAACCTGAAGAAGAAGGGATGATGATAAATATTTCCATTGGGTATCATTATCCTCCTATTTGCCTAGGGAGAGGACCAGGATGCTTAATGCCTGCAGTCCAAAATTGGTTGGTAGAAGTACCTACTGTCAGTCCTAACAGTAGATTCACTTATCACATGGTAAGCGGGATGTCACTCAGGCCACGGGTAAATTATTTACAAGACTTTTCTTATCAAAGATCATTAAAATTTAGACCTAAAGGGAAACCTTGCCCCAAGGAAATTCCCAAAGGATCAAAAAATACAGAAGCCTTAGTTTGGGAAGAATGTGTGGTCAATAGTGCGGTTATATTACAAAACAATGAATTCAGAACTATTATAGATTGGGCACCTCGAGGTCAATTCTACCACAATTGCTCAGGACAAACTCAGTTGTGTCCAAGTGCACAAGTGAGTCCAGCTGTTGATAGCGACTTAACAGAAAGTCTAGACAAATATAAGCATAAAAAATTACAGTCTTTCTACCCTTGGgaatgggaagaaaaaggaatCTCTACCCCAAGACCAAAAATAATAAGTCCTGTCTCTGGTCCTGAACATCCAGAATTGTGGAGGCTTACTGTGGCCTCACACCGCATTAGG TTTGGTCTAGAAATCAAACTTTAG